The Amycolatopsis japonica nucleotide sequence CCTCAACCCTCGACGCCGTTTCACGTGAAACGCGCTCCACTGATTGTCCATGACGTCGAGCGCAAAGCGGGGAGACAGTCCGAAGTTGTGGACAACTCCACTCGCCTTCGCGCGTTTCACGTGAAACGCCACGCGTGTAATTCACCCAGGAAACGAAGAAGCGGCCCGCCGGATGACCGGCGGGCCGCTTCGTTCGAGTAACCGTCAGGCGGGGAAGATGACGACCCGGCGCTTCGGGTCCTCTCCTTCGCTCTCGCTCTTGACGCCGTCCACAGCGGCGACCGCGTCGTGCACGACCTTCCGCTCGAACGGGCTCATCGGCTGAAGCCGCACGCGCTCGCCAGAGGAGACGACCGTCTCGGCGGTCGAGCGACCGAGCTCGCGGAGCTCCTCGCGACGGTCCGCGCGCCAGCCCGCGATGTCCAGCATCAGCCGGCTCCGCGAACCGGTCTCCTGCTGCACCGCCAGCCGCGTCAGTTCCTGCAGCGCCT carries:
- a CDS encoding Jag family protein, whose protein sequence is MAETIDTIDAEENSAAEVEGAAEETARKGGVDDDVLVKEGDIAGDYLERLLDLLDYDGDIDLDVEAGRAIVSIDGGEDLEKLVGPRGTVLEALQELTRLAVQQETGSRSRLMLDIAGWRADRREELRELGRSTAETVVSSGERVRLQPMSPFERKVVHDAVAAVDGVKSESEGEDPKRRVVIFPA